From a region of the Oncorhynchus keta strain PuntledgeMale-10-30-2019 chromosome 13, Oket_V2, whole genome shotgun sequence genome:
- the LOC118392503 gene encoding E3 ubiquitin-protein ligase TRIM35-like translates to MAARFSLPEEDLCCPVCCDIFRDPVVLKCSHSFCAACLEQYWSGKGSARDCPLCRREFVDEPVASLTLKNLCDSYIQESGALGPTGELCELGELCSLHGERLKLFCLQDKEPICVVCHTSRKHKNHECCPVGEAIGDMKEEIKSVLTCLQEKKEAFDKMKQNYDNTVTHIQVQARFVAKRIHEEFETLHHFLQAEEAARLAALKEEEESKSEMLRQSMREMDRTLASLSDTIRAMEEEMALEDSFFLQKCKQTVRSAQCSTLQDPVMVSGALIDVAKYLGSLQYKVWEKMQGIVKYTPVTLDPNTAAPWLLLSEDLTSVRDSDDKRKLPDNPERFDPDTGVLGSEGFSSGKHVWDVEVGENSAWVLGVAKESIQRKDKVSSVLKNGYLSVYFYHKMYFAGTSPLTRLNLKKSPRRIRVQLDWEKGRVCFSDPADNTQIYTFKHNFSERVFPYFWVGCKQCPLRIEPLEVSVKAVDHT, encoded by the exons ATGGCTGCCAGATTCTCTCTCCCAGAGGAGGACCTCTGTTGCCCTGTGTGCTGTGATATTTTCAGGGATCCTGTGGTCCTCAAGTGCAGCCACAGTTTCTGTGCAGCCTGCTTAGAGCAGTACTGGTCTGGGAAGGGGTCGGCCCGGGACTGCCCTCTCTGTAGGAGGGAGTTTGTGGACGAGCCGGTGGCCAGCCTCACCCTGAAGAACCTGTGTGACTCCTACATCCAGGAGAGTGGAGCACTTGGACCTACAGGGGAGCTGTGTGAACTGGGTGAGCTGTGCTCCCTGCACGGGGAGAGGCTGAAACTGTTCTGTCTGCAGGACAAGGAGCCCATCTGTGTGGTCTGTCACACCTCCAGGAAGCATAAAAACCATGAGTGCTGCCCGGTGGGAGAAGCTATAGGTGACATGAAG GAGGAGATTAAGTCTGTGCTTACTTGTTTGCAAGAGAAGAAGGAGGCTTTTGACAAAATGAAGCAAAACTATGACAATACAGTGACACACATTCAG GTCCAGGCCCGGTTTGTGGCAAAGAGGATTCATGAGGAGTTTGAGACGCTCCACCATTTCCTCCAAGCTGAAGAGGCTGCTAGGCTTGCAGCtctgaaagaggaggaggagagtaagaGTGAGATGTTGAGGCAGAGTATGAGGGAGATGGACAGAACCCTGGCCTCCCTCTCTGACACAATCAGAgccatggaggaggagatggctTTGGAGGATAGTTTTTTTCTCCAGAAATGCAAGCAGACGGTGAGAAG TGCTCAGTGCAGCACACTGCAGGACCCAGTTATGGTCTCGGGAGCACTCATCGATGTGGCCAAGTACCTGGGCTCACTTCAATACAAAGTGTGGGAGAAGATGCAAGGGATTGTTAAATACA CGCCAGTGACTCTGGACCCCAACACGGCTGCCCCCTGGCTCCTACTGTCTGAAGACCTCACCAGTGTGAGGGACAGCGACGACAAACGGAAGCTTCCAGACAACCCCGAGAGGTTTGACCCTGACACAGGCGTACTGGGCTCTGAGGGCTTCAGCTCAGGAAAGCATGTCTGGGACGTGGAGGTTGGAGAGAACAGCGCCTGGGTCCTCGGTGTAGCCAAAGAGTCCATCCAGAGGAAAGACAAGGTCTCCTCCGTGCTGAAGAATGGATACCTGTCCGTGTACTTTTACCACAAGATGTACTTTGCCGGGACCTCACCCCTGACACGACTCAATCTGAAGAAGAGCCCTCGGAGGATCAGAGTGCAGCTAGACTGGGAGAAGGGGAGAGTGTGCTTCTCTGACCCAGCTGACAACACGCAGATCTACACTTTCAAACACAACTTTTCTGAGAGGGTTTTCCCTTATTTCTGGGTTGGCTGTAAGCAGTGTCCGCTGAGGATTGAGCCATTAGAGGTCTCAGTGAAAGCTGTAGATCACACCTGA